From Bacteroidia bacterium, the proteins below share one genomic window:
- a CDS encoding T9SS type A sorting domain-containing protein, with protein sequence MKNFSLLFALLFSSFLSFGQTRFCEEVFSSVDSTDNIVYSTNRIYWPYTTGLPPQGDLTMTFYEPMGDTASSRPLMIILHGGNFLPQPYNQSVLGSRNDSSVVELCRQFARRGFVAAALSYRQGWNAISSDQDARTSSLLKAVYRAVQDVKSAVRFFKKDAATTRLYKVDPDNIGLMGLGSAGFISMAYATLDKYEEITLPKFLDGNTALPYIDTLQMGNYDGFGGDPAYNLPNWPGYDAKISLAINAGGALGDSTWLEPGEVPMICFHVPGDPYAPYTEGMVIVPTTGGNVVYVTGPYEIAQRCNNPIYGDNNAIFRNPAFIDPITQSINQRNNQFEGLCPFYTTPAQQSGPWDWWDNDQAVAVWGQDMVTSELITNPNMSRDYALSYIDTMISYIVPRFVRTMGIDDCPGTTSFQDNNLEMLQVFPNPFNSSFQIQVPPNWLNSNLTITNALGQLVYGPITLNEPQTLISLNTLPSPSLLYLNLQLGNEQAHKKLVKLN encoded by the coding sequence ATGAAGAATTTCAGTTTACTTTTTGCCCTACTTTTCTCATCTTTCTTATCTTTTGGACAAACCAGATTCTGTGAGGAGGTGTTCTCGTCTGTTGATTCTACCGATAATATTGTTTATAGTACCAATAGGATTTATTGGCCTTATACCACCGGTTTACCTCCCCAAGGAGATTTAACCATGACGTTTTACGAACCAATGGGCGATACGGCTTCTTCCCGCCCATTAATGATTATTTTGCATGGAGGAAATTTTCTTCCTCAACCATATAATCAAAGTGTTTTGGGAAGCCGTAACGATAGCAGTGTGGTTGAATTATGCAGGCAGTTTGCCCGCCGTGGATTTGTCGCTGCGGCATTGTCTTATCGCCAAGGCTGGAATGCTATTTCTTCAGATCAGGATGCGAGAACTTCTTCATTGTTGAAAGCTGTTTACAGGGCGGTTCAGGATGTGAAATCTGCCGTTAGATTCTTTAAGAAAGATGCCGCTACTACCCGGTTGTACAAAGTTGATCCTGATAACATTGGTTTAATGGGTTTAGGTTCGGCCGGCTTTATTTCTATGGCATATGCTACCTTGGACAAGTACGAAGAGATTACGCTACCTAAGTTTCTAGACGGTAATACTGCCCTGCCTTATATAGATACCTTGCAAATGGGAAATTACGACGGTTTTGGTGGGGATCCGGCCTATAACTTGCCCAATTGGCCAGGCTATGATGCAAAAATATCTCTTGCAATTAATGCAGGCGGGGCTTTAGGTGATTCCACCTGGCTTGAACCAGGTGAAGTTCCTATGATTTGTTTCCATGTCCCAGGTGACCCTTATGCTCCTTATACTGAAGGAATGGTAATAGTTCCCACTACCGGCGGAAACGTAGTCTATGTGACCGGTCCATACGAAATTGCTCAACGTTGTAATAATCCTATTTATGGAGATAATAATGCCATTTTTCGAAATCCTGCCTTTATAGATCCTATTACCCAGTCCATCAATCAACGGAATAATCAGTTTGAAGGTCTTTGTCCTTTTTATACCACCCCTGCTCAACAGTCCGGCCCATGGGATTGGTGGGATAATGATCAGGCAGTAGCCGTTTGGGGCCAGGATATGGTTACCTCGGAGTTAATTACCAATCCCAATATGTCACGGGACTATGCCTTGTCCTATATTGATACCATGATTTCGTACATCGTTCCTCGATTTGTTCGTACCATGGGAATTGATGATTGCCCGGGAACAACAAGTTTTCAGGATAATAACCTGGAAATGCTTCAGGTTTTTCCTAATCCTTTTAATTCCTCTTTTCAAATTCAAGTTCCTCCCAATTGGCTTAATTCAAATCTGACTATTACAAATGCATTAGGTCAACTGGTTTATGGTCCAATTACTTTGAACGAACCTCAAACTTTAATCAGCCTTAACACATTGCCTTCTCCAAGTTTGTTATACCTTAATCTCCAACTGGGAAATGAACAAGCTCA
- a CDS encoding VWA domain-containing protein gives MNKRKELPGPFLNWIFLLLFLFQSLISFSQNKQSASSKSKQPPVDVVFVVDISSSTGGILSSVKSNFWEIINEMNRLKPAPDFRLGLVCLGRPSFGEENAYVKIMTDLTFDIDKVANELFSIKESTAKGKVLIGDAVHTVVKEMGWSKETNAVKVVFLVGNGGVNNGYDITKACELAKEKNIVFNTLYFKTYENKKEVLGWQSISEITGGTFHIIGIKEPNIYFEKGYDNDLLLEACTMINSTYVPYGREGVERAKVQLKLDEEARKIDDMSNESRAFFKASAMYQDKNAEWDLVDLSNNKKELNLASFKREYMDEKTSKLSEKELYAYIEDKKRERIEYVNILKMLSVKREEFLKMKKRQMELYRFGDTFFGVVNRTMVKLCAEKGYVLDY, from the coding sequence ATGAATAAAAGGAAAGAATTACCAGGTCCATTTCTAAATTGGATTTTCCTCCTGCTTTTTCTTTTCCAATCCTTAATTTCTTTTTCTCAAAATAAGCAATCAGCTTCTTCTAAATCCAAACAACCGCCCGTTGATGTTGTTTTCGTTGTTGACATCAGTTCAAGCACTGGCGGGATTCTTTCTTCTGTAAAATCTAATTTCTGGGAGATTATTAATGAAATGAATCGTTTAAAACCGGCCCCAGATTTCCGACTTGGTTTGGTTTGCCTTGGTCGCCCTAGTTTTGGTGAGGAAAATGCATATGTCAAGATAATGACCGACCTTACTTTTGATATTGATAAGGTAGCTAATGAGTTGTTTTCAATAAAGGAGTCTACAGCTAAAGGCAAGGTGTTAATTGGTGACGCAGTGCATACGGTGGTAAAAGAAATGGGATGGAGCAAAGAGACTAATGCTGTAAAAGTGGTGTTCTTAGTTGGTAATGGCGGTGTGAATAATGGTTACGATATCACCAAGGCATGTGAATTGGCTAAAGAAAAAAACATCGTTTTTAATACTCTTTATTTTAAAACCTATGAAAATAAAAAGGAAGTTCTAGGTTGGCAATCCATATCTGAAATTACCGGGGGAACTTTCCATATCATTGGAATCAAAGAGCCTAATATTTACTTTGAAAAAGGCTATGATAATGATTTGCTTCTCGAAGCATGCACCATGATCAATTCTACCTATGTTCCTTATGGTAGGGAAGGGGTCGAAAGAGCAAAAGTTCAATTAAAATTGGATGAAGAAGCTCGTAAAATCGATGATATGTCCAATGAGTCTAGAGCGTTTTTTAAGGCCTCTGCGATGTACCAAGATAAAAATGCTGAATGGGATTTGGTCGATTTGTCAAACAATAAGAAGGAATTAAATTTAGCCTCATTCAAAAGAGAGTATATGGATGAAAAAACCTCCAAATTGAGTGAAAAGGAACTGTATGCTTATATTGAAGATAAGAAAAGAGAACGAATTGAGTATGTGAATATTCTAAAAATGCTTTCCGTAAAAAGGGAGGAATTTTTAAAAATGAAAAAACGGCAAATGGAATTGTATCGGTTTGGAGATACTTTTTTTGGTGTGGTTAATAGAACCATGGTTAAATTGTGCGCCGAAAAGGGATACGTTCTTGATTATTAA